The segment CCGCGACCCGGCGGTGCACCGGTGCGTCGGAGGGCAGGTCGAGCTTGGTCAGGATCGAGTTGATGTGCTTCTCGACGGCGCGGTCGGTGACGACGAGCTCGCCCGCGATCGCGGCGTTCGTCATCCCCCGCGCGACCATGCCCAGCACCTCGAGCTCGCGCGGGGTCAGCCGGTCGAGCACCGAGTCGTGGCGGCGGGTGCCGGTCGCGACGAGCGCGTCGACGACGATCTGGTCGATGACCGAGCCACCGGCGGCGACCGTGCGCAGGGCGGCCACCAGCTCGTCGACGTCGGCCACCCGCTCCTTGAGGAGGTAGCCGCGGCCGTCGCTGCCCTCACGCACCAGGTCCAGGGCGTACTCCACGTCGGAGTACTGCGTCAGCGCCACGACCCCGATCCCGGGGTGGGTGTGCCGCAGCTCGCCGGCTGCCCGGATGCCCTCGTCGGTGAAGTCGGGAGGCATCCGGATGTCGGTCAGCACCACGTCGGGGCGGTGCTCCCCGACTGCGGCGAGCAGCTCCGGCAGGTTCGTCGCCGTCGCCACGACCTCGATGTCGTCGTAGCCGTCGAGCAGCGCCATCACGCCCGCCCGGAGCAGGTCGCCGTCCTCGGCGAGGACGACGCGGATGCGGGACATGCGCGCACTGTAACCACGGCCCGGCCGGGTGTCGGTAGGGCTGGCACCACCCGACGCGTGGCGGCGTACACCTTTCGCCCATGAATCCGTGGTCGCGACACGCCCTGACGACGGTTCCTTTGCTGGA is part of the Nocardioides cavernae genome and harbors:
- a CDS encoding response regulator transcription factor produces the protein MSRIRVVLAEDGDLLRAGVMALLDGYDDIEVVATATNLPELLAAVGEHRPDVVLTDIRMPPDFTDEGIRAAGELRHTHPGIGVVALTQYSDVEYALDLVREGSDGRGYLLKERVADVDELVAALRTVAAGGSVIDQIVVDALVATGTRRHDSVLDRLTPRELEVLGMVARGMTNAAIAGELVVTDRAVEKHINSILTKLDLPSDAPVHRRVAATLVFLSEAGVGGGVSPLR